A stretch of the Ornithodoros turicata isolate Travis chromosome 4, ASM3712646v1, whole genome shotgun sequence genome encodes the following:
- the LOC135392506 gene encoding uncharacterized protein LOC135392506 encodes MASTQEVVEGVERQGTAETQEPSEEHGATESNKEDEPIGSFPGTLEELPTVAATESVKECACTEKIAQLEKELAAAKASEMAMKVELDHLELKLKDQTSEINMLRCELATAQANLLQREEVSPFGIEQFKENDEDIQFYTGLPSYNHFLSLLEFLDPGENGKNVRRNEGASSLPNSEQAGRPQKVSVENRLFLVLVKLRLGVFHRHLGHLFGVSVSTVSRIFSTWVDFIYLQLGQLPLCLSRQAVDESMPLAFQDMYPSTRVILDATEIKCDVPTSFVTQSGLYSHYKSAHTFKGLVGISPNGTVTFVSELFTGSTSDRECVLKSGFLRLPFDVGDSIMADKGFRIADLLHSKGVALNIPPFLVRDQFTPEEVQETQNIAALRIHVERRIQRIKGYHVFDRPIPISLVPLANQMWTICTILTNFQAPLLKDVCCGD; translated from the coding sequence ATGGCCAGTACGCAGGAGGTTGTTGAAGGAGTTGAGAGGCAAGGCACTGCAGAGACTCAGGAGCCAAGCGAGGAGCATGGGGCAACGGAAAgcaacaaagaggatgaacctaTTGGGTCATTCCCGGGCACGTTGGAAGAACTGCCAACTGTTGCTGCGACAGAGTCAGTCAAAGAATGTGCATGCACGGAAAAAATAGCCCAGCTAGAGAAAGAGCTTGCAGCAGCTAAGGCATCGGAGATGGCAATGAAAGTGGAGCTCGACCACCTTGAACTCAAATTGAAGGATCAGACAAGTGAAATTAATATGCTCCGTTGTGAGCTCGCCACAGCACAGGCTAACCTGCTACAGCGTGAAGAAGTGAGTCCTTTTGGGATTGAACAGTTCAAAGAAAATGATGAAGACATTCAGTTTTACACAGGCCTTCCAAGTTATAACCACTTTCTGTCTCTACTGGAGTTTCTTGACCCAGGGGAAAATGGGAAGAATGTAAGGAGAAATGAAGGTGCAAGCAGCCTTCCAAACAGTGAACAGGCTGGCAGACCTCAAAAGGTCAGCGTGGAGAACAGACTGTTTCTTGTGCTCGTGAAGCTTAGGCTTGGTGTGTTTCACCGGCACCTTGGGCACCTATTTGGTGTGTCTGTCAGCACTGTTTCAAGAATTTTTTCGACATGGGTTGATTTTATCTACTTGCAACTGGGGCAGTTGCCACTTTGTCTCTCACGACAGGCAGTGGACGAGAGCATGCCACTTGCCTTTCAGGACATGTACCCATCAACACGTGTCATTTTGGACGCCACAGAAATTAAATGTGACGTGCCCACATCATTTGTCACGCAGTCAGGACTCTACTCTCATTACAAGTCTGCACACACATTCAAGGGGCTTGTTGGCATTTCTCCAAATGGAACGGTCACTTTTGTTTCTGAACTGTTCACAGGAAGTACGTCAGACAGAGAGTGTGTGCTGAAAAGTGGCTTTTTGAGGCTGCCGTTCGATGTGGGTGATTCTATAATGGCAGACAAAGGATTTAGGATAGCTGACCTGCTACACAGCAAAGGCGTGGCACTGAACATTCCACCTTTCCTTGTGCGTGACCAGTTCACCCCAGAAGAGGTGCAGGAAACACAAAACATTGCTGCACTGCGAATACATGTGGAGAGAAGAATTCAACGAATCAAGGGATACCATGTATTTGACCGCCCAATTCCAATTTCCCTGGTGCCACTGGCAAATCAGATGTGGACAATATGTACCATCCTTACCAATTTTCAAGCACCACTTCTAAAGGATGTGTGTTGTGGAGACTAA
- the LOC135393299 gene encoding uncharacterized protein LOC135393299 produces the protein MIALDKDSGITDGNCDCPVGKVACNHLVGKLLKTREAAGALEKDTRQQSKSSMWHHERMHRVTSSQFGVVLKRREWTLKGLQNFTSQKDLSRVPAIKYGISNEPLAAQRYGEVLHKMGHNAVVSGCGLLVNPRFPWLGASPDRVICDPVEGSYGVVEIKCPYSLREHQACDLAGLDFCCRVNDSVPELKRDHQYYFQLAGQMGVSGMSWGDFVVYGKDFILIERVRFNPSEWEGIREVLDNFYFELCCHTWKALHGPLLRHNCNG, from the exons ATGATTGCATTGGACAAGGACAGTGGGATCACTGATGGGAACTGTGACTGCCCTGTTGGGAAAGTGGCCTGCAATCACCTTGTAGGG AAGCTACTGAAAACACGTGAAGCAGCAGGGGCTCTTGAAAAAGACACCCGGCAACAGTCTAAAAGCTCGATGTGGCACCACGAGAGGATGCACCGTGTGACATCTTCGCAGTTTGGTGTTGTCTTGAAGCGCAGAGAGTGGACCCTGAAAGGGCTCCAAAACTTCACAAGTCAGAAGGACCTCTCCAGAGTACCTGCAATCAA GTATGGAATCTCTAACGAACCGCTAGCCGCACAACGGTATGGAGAAGTGCTACACAAGATGGGCCACAATGCTGTGGTCAGTGGTTGTGGACTCCTCGTTAACCCCCGCTTTCCATGGCTTGGGGCATCACCAGACCGTGTCATATGCGATCCAGTTGAGGGCTCCTATGGTGTGGTTGAGATTAAGTGTCCATATTCGCTACGTGAGCACCAGGCTTGTGACCTCGCAGGGCTAGACTTTTGCTGCCGTGTGAATGACAGTGTGCCAGAACTGAAGCGAGACCACCAATACTACTTTCAGTTGGCTGGACAGATGGGTGTCTCAGGTATGAGTTGGGGTGACTTTGTTGTTTATGGAAAAGACTTTATTCTTATAGAAAGGGTGAGGTTTAATCCCAGCGAGTGGGAAGGCATTCGAGAAGTGCTCGACAATTTTTATTTCGAACTTTGCTGCCATACTTGGAAGGCACTACACGGGCCTCTTCTACGTCATAACTGCAATGGATGA